The Cellulomonas sp. S1-8 genome has a window encoding:
- a CDS encoding sensor histidine kinase: protein MTSSPRPVLATEAPLGYRAVPEVAGPATPSRGRRAWSHTWRLLVALAVGLVLTVAVFGVSLEADPGMAARESAMRWFYAVEVLCLLVCVVLYVFRHAAPLVVTGLVVTVGSFSQAATGVVLLAVVSLATRRRWVEIGPVCLLWLGAEMVSDRAFGTFVVHRADAPVLHDVRAVLGHLVVLALVVLTGLVIGGRRTLVASLRDQAAIARREADARDESARAAERNRIAHEMHDVLAHRLSLVALHAGALEHRAGLEPGQVRESAAVVRQSAHEALGELREVLGLLRDTTATDEHSRPQPTFAQVGELVEGTRAAGSPVTVVRDRVREDDIARLPLSTSRHLYRVVQEALTNAHKHAPAAPVRVRLHGAPGERVCLEVTNPVPDGAPATPLPTSGRGLTVLAERLRLAGGELDAQRRPDGTFAVHAWLPWAAGPDGRA from the coding sequence GTGACCTCGTCCCCGCGACCGGTCCTCGCGACCGAGGCGCCCCTCGGGTACCGCGCGGTGCCCGAGGTCGCCGGGCCCGCCACGCCGAGCCGTGGGCGTCGAGCGTGGTCGCACACCTGGCGTCTGCTCGTCGCCCTGGCCGTCGGGCTCGTCCTGACCGTCGCGGTCTTCGGCGTCAGCCTGGAGGCCGACCCGGGCATGGCGGCGCGGGAGAGCGCCATGAGGTGGTTCTACGCCGTCGAGGTGCTGTGCCTGCTGGTGTGCGTCGTGCTGTACGTGTTCCGCCACGCGGCGCCGCTCGTCGTGACGGGCCTGGTCGTCACGGTCGGCTCGTTCTCGCAGGCCGCCACCGGCGTCGTGCTGCTCGCCGTCGTCTCGTTGGCGACCCGCCGGCGCTGGGTGGAGATCGGGCCCGTCTGCCTGCTGTGGCTGGGCGCGGAGATGGTCTCCGACCGCGCCTTCGGCACGTTCGTGGTCCATCGGGCCGACGCGCCGGTCCTGCACGACGTGCGGGCCGTGCTCGGCCACCTCGTCGTCCTGGCGCTCGTCGTCCTGACCGGCCTGGTCATCGGTGGGCGTCGGACGCTCGTCGCCTCGCTGCGGGACCAGGCGGCGATCGCGCGACGCGAGGCCGACGCGCGCGACGAGAGCGCCCGCGCCGCGGAGCGCAACCGCATCGCCCACGAGATGCACGACGTACTCGCCCACCGGCTGTCGCTCGTCGCGCTGCACGCCGGGGCGCTGGAGCACCGCGCCGGGCTCGAGCCCGGCCAGGTCCGGGAGAGCGCCGCGGTGGTGCGCCAGAGCGCGCACGAGGCCCTCGGCGAGCTGCGCGAGGTCCTGGGCCTGCTGCGCGACACGACCGCCACCGACGAGCACTCGCGGCCGCAGCCCACGTTCGCGCAGGTCGGCGAGCTCGTCGAGGGGACGCGCGCCGCCGGGTCACCCGTGACCGTGGTGCGGGACCGCGTGCGCGAGGACGACATCGCGCGGCTGCCCCTGTCGACCAGCCGCCACCTCTACCGCGTCGTGCAGGAGGCCCTGACCAACGCGCACAAGCACGCGCCGGCGGCACCTGTCCGGGTGCGCCTGCACGGTGCGCCCGGCGAGCGCGTCTGCCTGGAGGTCACCAACCCCGTGCCGGACGGCGCCCCAGCCACGCCGCTGCCCACGTCGGGCCGGGGACTGACCGTCCTCGCCGAGCGTCTCCGGCTCGCGGGCGGCGAGCTCGACGCGCAGCGCCGTCCGGACGGCACGTTCGCGGTGCACGCCTGGCTCCCCTGGGCGGCCGGACCGGACGGTCGGGCGTGA
- a CDS encoding response regulator codes for MTTTAEPGVGRSVGPTVRVVLVDDETLVRVGLRLILGADPAIEVVGEAADGLEALDVVQRTSPDVVLMDIRMPRLDGLAATERLLAGQPDARVVILTTFDTDEMVLGALRLGAAGFLLKDTPPAEIVRHVLDAGAGRTTLSPSVTDRLIASVTHQPRDERRTVAREHLDRLTERERDVARAIGRGLSNAELAAELFITVATVKTHISRILEKMPADNRTHIAICVHEAGDV; via the coding sequence ATGACGACGACGGCGGAGCCGGGGGTGGGACGGTCCGTGGGTCCGACGGTGCGGGTGGTGCTGGTCGACGACGAGACGCTGGTCCGCGTGGGGCTGCGGCTCATCCTCGGGGCGGACCCCGCCATCGAGGTGGTCGGCGAGGCCGCCGACGGGCTCGAGGCGCTCGACGTGGTGCAGCGGACGTCCCCCGACGTCGTGCTCATGGACATCCGCATGCCGCGCCTGGACGGGCTGGCCGCGACCGAGCGCCTGCTCGCCGGGCAGCCCGACGCCCGGGTCGTCATCCTCACGACGTTCGACACCGACGAGATGGTGCTGGGCGCCCTGCGGCTGGGTGCCGCGGGGTTCCTGCTGAAGGACACCCCGCCGGCGGAGATCGTCCGGCACGTCCTCGACGCGGGCGCGGGCCGCACGACGCTGTCGCCGTCGGTGACGGACCGCCTCATCGCGTCGGTGACGCACCAGCCCCGCGACGAGCGCCGGACCGTGGCCCGCGAGCACCTCGACCGGCTGACGGAGCGCGAGCGGGACGTCGCCCGCGCCATCGGTCGGGGCCTGTCGAACGCCGAGCTCGCAGCGGAGCTGTTCATCACGGTCGCGACCGTGAAGACGCACATCAGCCGGATCCTGGAGAAGATGCCGGCGGACAACCGCACGCACATCGCCATCTGCGTGCACGAGGCGGGCGACGTGTGA
- a CDS encoding sensor histidine kinase gives MTTTPDPDAAPAPSRAGRVWAHTWRLLLAVGVGGSAGVVVYGLGLQGNPQFALLPSAPVWFFVDLALLAVCLPMYVVRHRAPLVLTGAIVVLGSFSLFSAGLVVFAVVSLATRRRWSEIVAVAALWCGATLVSERAFSAWVMPAETFPSAEVWAVAAQLVFTALVVVTGMFIGGRRALVASLREQAAIARREADARSDSARAGERNRIAREMHDVLAHRLSLVALHAGALEYRADLEPEQVQETAAVVRENAHEALGELREVLGLLRDPSAAEEHSRPQPTFAQVGDLVDGTRAAGSPVTFVLDHVAEDDLAQLPLSTSRHLYRVVQEALTNARKHAPGTPVQVRMHGSPGERVGVEVINPMPEHPPSAPLPTSGWGLTGLSERLRLTGGGLDVQRRDGTFVVQAWLPWAAGTEGQA, from the coding sequence GTGACCACGACGCCCGACCCCGACGCGGCGCCTGCGCCGAGCCGGGCCGGCCGCGTGTGGGCGCACACCTGGCGGCTGCTGCTGGCGGTCGGCGTCGGCGGCTCGGCGGGTGTCGTGGTCTACGGGTTGGGCCTGCAGGGGAACCCCCAGTTCGCGCTGCTCCCGTCCGCGCCCGTGTGGTTCTTCGTGGACCTGGCGCTCCTGGCCGTGTGCCTCCCGATGTACGTGGTGCGGCACCGCGCGCCGCTGGTGCTCACCGGCGCGATCGTGGTCCTGGGGTCGTTCTCGCTCTTCTCGGCCGGCCTGGTCGTCTTCGCGGTGGTGTCGCTCGCGACGCGACGACGGTGGTCGGAGATCGTGGCGGTGGCCGCGCTGTGGTGCGGTGCCACGCTGGTCAGCGAGCGCGCGTTCAGCGCGTGGGTGATGCCGGCCGAGACGTTCCCCTCCGCCGAGGTGTGGGCGGTCGCCGCCCAGCTCGTGTTCACCGCGCTCGTCGTCGTCACCGGCATGTTCATCGGCGGGCGGCGGGCGCTGGTCGCGTCCCTGCGCGAGCAGGCGGCGATCGCGCGACGCGAGGCCGACGCCCGGAGCGACAGCGCCCGTGCGGGCGAGCGCAACCGCATCGCGCGGGAGATGCACGACGTGCTCGCCCACCGCCTGTCGCTCGTCGCGCTGCACGCCGGGGCGCTGGAGTACCGCGCGGACCTGGAGCCGGAGCAGGTCCAGGAGACCGCGGCGGTGGTACGGGAGAACGCGCACGAGGCGCTCGGTGAGCTGCGCGAGGTGCTCGGCCTGCTGCGGGACCCGAGCGCGGCCGAGGAGCACTCACGACCGCAGCCCACGTTCGCGCAGGTCGGTGACCTCGTCGACGGGACGCGTGCAGCAGGCTCACCCGTGACGTTCGTGCTGGACCACGTCGCGGAGGACGACCTGGCGCAGCTGCCCCTGTCGACGAGCCGGCACCTGTACCGCGTCGTGCAGGAGGCGCTGACGAACGCGCGCAAGCACGCGCCGGGCACCCCGGTGCAGGTGCGGATGCACGGGTCCCCGGGCGAGCGCGTCGGCGTGGAGGTCATCAACCCGATGCCGGAGCACCCGCCGAGCGCTCCCCTGCCCACGTCGGGCTGGGGGCTGACGGGCCTGTCCGAGCGGCTGCGGCTGACGGGTGGCGGGCTGGACGTCCAGCGGCGCGACGGGACGTTCGTGGTGCAGGCGTGGCTGCCGTGGGCGGCCGGGACGGAGGGTCAGGCATGA